One Archocentrus centrarchus isolate MPI-CPG fArcCen1 chromosome 10, fArcCen1, whole genome shotgun sequence genomic region harbors:
- the nkx1.2lb gene encoding NK1 transcription factor-related protein 1: protein MMNRDRAVPGPGADGAQTVISRDRAAAGPVTDAVQSVMSRDRALPAPSGGDGVQTVVCPDSGDLLEGGAGGEKRLFSSATAGGRDAQAVENHSEPPPTNPVLPQPQQGPTGHRTTSFSVLDILDPNKFTSSRRHQQQHVSHRGDREQSVYGAENRRGGGGDREPSLEPSKGCYDADEYQSKEGFVYRSPDEEDYHRSGTPDSEAADGPYSSEESSSALPSNGDRELGQHSHQDPSRDTKTPNGGPTSQITNAQTNGGQGAKPKRKRSGSDSKSGKPRRARTAFTYEQLVALENKFKSTRYLSVCERLNLALSLSLTETQVKIWFQNRRTKWKKQNPGADTSAPTGTGGAGGTGGTGGGAGGLGSLSPLSPSPPVSGHLAMHTGYASHHHPPAGSLVQLPFLTASHVLSPFMLGTQSYAAPAFYSTHL, encoded by the exons ATGATGAACCGGGACAGAGCGGTACCGGGGCCCGGAGCGGACGGGGCCCAGACCGTGATAAGCCGGGACAGAGCTGCGGCGGGGCCAGTGACGGACGCGGTACAGTCCGTCATGAGCCGGGACAGAGCGCTACCGGCGCCCAGCGGCGGGGACGGCGTCCAAACGGTGGTGTGCCCGGACAGCGGAGACTTGCTAGAAGGAGGCGCCGGAGGAGAGAAGCGGCTCTTCTCCAGCGCGACTGCCGGAGGCAGAGATGCTCAGGCTGTGGAGAACCACTCGGAACCTCCGCCGACGAACCCGGTATTGCCACAGCCACAGCAG GGCCCCACCGGGCACCGGACAACCTCTTTCTCCGTGCTGGACATCCTGGACCCCAACAAGTTCACGAGCAGCCGgagacaccagcagcagcacgtGAGCCACCGCGGCGACCGCGAGCAGAGCGTGTACGGAGCGGAGAACCGGAGAGGAGGCGGCGGGGACCGCGAGCCCAGCCTCGAGCCCAGTAAGGGCTGCTACGATGCAGACGAATATCAGAGCA agGAGGGCTTTGTATACAGAAGTCCAGATGAGGAGGACTACCACAGATCTGGGACCCCAGACTCAGAGGCTGCAGACGGGCCCTACAGCAGCGAGGAGAGCAGCTCAGCTCTTCCCAGTAATGGAGACAGAGAGCTCGGCCAGCACAGCCACCAGGACCCCAGCAGAGACACAAAGACCCCTAATGGAGGCCCCACGAGCCAGATCACCAATGCCCAAACCAATGGGGGCCAGGGCGCCAAGCCCAAGAGGAAACGTTCTGGCTCAGACTCCAAGTCGGGGAAGCCCCGCAGAGCCCGGACTGCCTTCACCTACGAGCAACTGGTGGCACTGGAGAACAAGTTCAAGTCCACACGCTACCTGTCAGTGTGTGAGCGCCTCAACCTGGCCCTGTCCCTCTCCCTCACTGAGACCCAAGTCAAGATCTGGTTCCAGAACCGGCGGACCAAGTGGAAGAAGCAGAACCCTGGAGCCGACACCTCAGCCCCCACTGGCACGGGAGGAGCAGGAGGCACAGGAGGCACAGGGGGAGGAGCGGGAGGCCTGGGGAGCCTCAGCCCTCTGAGTCCGTCCCCTCCGGTCAGTGGGCACCTGGCCATGCACACAGGCTACGCCAGCCACCATCACCCCCCTGCTGGGAGCCTGGTCCAGCTGCCTTTCCTCACCGCCAGCCACGTCCTGTCTCCCTTCATGCTAGGGACACAGAGTTACGCTGCACCCGCATTCTATAGCACACACCtgtag